The Bacillus zhangzhouensis region GTGCTTTCCAAGACATGTTCGACATGATTAACCAAAAGAAATCCAACCTTGTACTAAGTTATAGCAATACGGGAATGATTGAACTGGATGAACTCATAGAACTAGCCCGTAGCATTTTTGCGGAAAATTACGATATTGAAGTACGCTACCTCGACTATTTACATAGTACAATGGGGCGTAGAGAAGATAAAAACCGTGATGTTCAAGAATGTTTATTACTAGTTAAAAGGAAGTAAACAAAGAAAGAACCTATGTTTATATCGGTTAGGTTCTCTTTTTTTTCATAGTTGCGATTACATATCCTCTAAATATAATCTTTCCGAAATACCAAAAACAATAATAGGACAACCACCACCGCCTCCGCCTTCAATACGTGGAAGGAGTTTGTTCATGTGAGTTGTGGAAGTACCGTAAGAATGTCCTTTGCCTAATGAGTTGAACAAAAGTTGTAATTCAGAACACCGTGTTATAATTACTCCTACACTTATAGCACCTAGTTCAAACAAAAGGCGGAAGTTGTTTAAGTCTCTATCGAAGAAAGGGTCTTTGTTGTTCCATTCTATTTCTAAGGCTACGCGATTCTTTAGACAATCAATCTTATGAGTAGGTGTTTCATGTGCTTGTTCATCAATGATTATCTTTGTATCAAACGACTTCTCTTCCCAACCTCTAGTGTATAAGTAGTTATCTATTTTGTTAGATATAGGCGATTTCCTACCGCCAGCTTTTACAATGTCACTTTTATTTAAAGTGAAGTTATCTAAGGTACTAATAATGTCGTTCCATTCGTTAGGAAAATCGTGTTTTAAGATAGCACAAGCATGTCGCCATTCATGTATTTCGTACTTTTCTCTAATGGATTGTGGTAATAAATCCAAAGTCATAGTTAAACCCTCCGTAATGCTATGTGTATAAGAATTATTTTATCATAGTATGAGAAGTGTTGAAGTGTTTTTTGAAGTCGATTGTTTAAAAGTAAGGGAGGGGGACTTTATGTTGTGAATACTAATTAAGAGAAAGACTATCAACTGTTTTAAACCTTAATAGTCACAAGACATTTTTATAGTGAAATATAATACAATGTGGAAGTAATCCCTAAAGGTGTTGTGAACCTTTGTCATAAAGATTTAACAAATACTATAACCGTTATGGGACAAGGGGGACTGACCCCAATTTTTGAGACAGGGATCAAAACACCTTTATACAGCCAATTGCCGATAATTTATCGGTGATTGGTTGTTTCATTTCGTTTGAATACGAATGTTGTTATAATAATAAATGTATTCTTTAACAGTGCGTTCTACGATGGAAGTTGTAGTTCGGTCAATCCTGTTAAGATAGAACGTTTCAGACTTTAGCGTGGAATGAAACGATTCGATGGAGGCATTATCAGCGGGTGTCCCTTTACGGGACACCCGCTGATAATGCCTTTTATATGAACAGCTTTCTGATTGTATACACAGAACCTTGGTCGCTATGTAACACGCAGTTCTCAGGCAGTGCTGGGAGCTGATCAAGTGTGTTTAAGATAAAGTCTGTGTCCTGCTTATCACCAATCGTAAAAGCAATCACTTCTCCATTATATAAATCCAATATACTGGAAAGGTACAATGGTTTCTGTCCATAAGGCAAATATGTGATGTCCGTTACTAGTTTTTCAAGAGGGCGATCAGACTGAAAGTTTCGATCCAGTATATTATCGGCCACGGCATAGGGCTGCCCATTCTTCCGTTTTTTTATTGCCATATTCGCTTAGTTTCTTCCATTCCTCGAATCCAATCGTTGGATCGGTGTGTTTAAGAAGCAGGCTCATGATATTGCCATGTGTGACGAATAGGGTATGATCTTTTTCTAATTTTATTTGTTCGTGGAGTGCTTCTACAATACGATTCATTGCTTCTTGGCTCGATTCTCCGCCTTCACAGGTCATATGTAAGTCTGTAAAACTGAGCTTTAGCTTCTCATACCAATCGTCTATTGGTTTACTGCTTAATACACGTTCAGAGAGGCGCTGATCGATTTTTATCTCGAGCTGTTTTGCATGAGCAAGGGGCTCAGTGGTTTGGATCGCTCGTTTATAAGGACTTGAGATGATCTGATTGAGAAGAACGCTGGAAAAAAACTGTGCCAGTTCGTGAGATTGAGTAATGCCCTGTGGCGTTAAAGCTGCATCTTTAGATTGTCCATCTGCTTGGCAGTGTCTGACGATATAATATGTTTTCATTGGATACACCTTTCATTGAGTATAAAAAAATCATCCAGTATTGGATGAGGATTTACGAAGATCTAGGTAAACTTGTTCGTATCTGTTTCTTTATAGGGATCTGTGAGCTTGGAGGTCAGGTCTAGGTTGAACAAAAAATCATCGATGGTGTCTGTGCCAAAGGGAAGTGTGGAGAAGTTGATTGGGATGCTATCTTCTTGCTTTTCTGAAGCGACCTGCTGTGCAGACTGTTTTTTTCTCCAGTTCTTAAACAAACGCATGTAAGGCCCCCCTTTTCTTTGAGAAAGATGGATTTATACATAATATACGGGGAGAGTTGTCCAGGCGTCAATTGTTTTCTTCAAAAGGAAATTGATAAAAAAAGATCCGCAGGTGAAGTGCGGCTCTTTTTGTCAGTTTACTTTGCACGTTGTAATGCTAGTAGTAATTTACGTTCGCAACTTAAGTTGTATCGCTTCTTATGGAGTTTATCCGTTTTAAACCTGCCTATGACACATCGTACATCGGGATGATAAATGATGAGGTCCCTGCAAGTTTGATCATGTAATAATGCTTGAAACCAGCTATATTTTTTGAGATATGCTGCGTTCCTCGAGATATCCTCTTCATCCACTTGTAGAAAAGGGATATACACAACAAGTGAAAAGATGTCTAAAATGAATCCCATTTTGCTTCCTCCTTTCATATTATTCATTACGATTAGGAGAAGGCAAGGTTTCATTCAATAAATGTTAAAAACAATCCCAGTGAATAAACCATTCTTTTGATTCTTTGTCATAATGGAAATACATCGTACCGTTATCACCAATTATGAAACGAGGTTTTCCTTCTGAGGCGCTTTGCAGCATGAATTCGCCTTGTTGTTGATGAGGTGGCAATTGAATATATGCGCCATATCCACCAATTTTTGTGAACGAATAATTTGTGCATTGGTTAAAGAAGTATTCTGTTACTTCTTCCCTTTCGTTTACTTCTGATAAATCGACATATGACCATGCTTCTTCTCAGCTAGGAGAAATCAATTTAAAACTGTTTTTTTAGGGAGGTACATGGATTAATGGAGGTTGAGTCACAATAAAAGGAGCCTAGATCGAATTTTGTATAAATTTGAGAATATGAGCCGAAAAGCCTAGGTGATTCTTCCTTTTCTTTATAATTACTTTGACACGAATAGATGAAAAAAGTAAAGTAGTACTGAGTGATTTACAAAACCTTCTTCATCCACTAAAACAGAAGTGTGCGTAAATTTAATGTAAATGGATATTTTTCTTTTTATTTACTCGTATTTTTTTGAAACTTATGATGCCTCTCATTCGTTATATTAAAGGAGCGCATGTATCCGGCGGAGACAGAGCATTGGAATGCTTGGCGAAGAAGATTTACATTTGTAAAATGGATGTAAATTTTTTATGATTTCATTTATATCAGAACGATTAAAAGAAAGAAGAGGTTTTATGAAAAAAATATTTGCGAACAAATATAGCTTTTTTGTTTTGGCTGTCCTTTTATTCTGGGCAAAAACGTATACAGCCTACAAAATGGATTTTAATTTAGGAGTAAAAGGTTCTTTTCAAGAGGGACTTCTCTTATTGAATCCATTTAGTTCAGCCATTGTGTTTTTTGGACTTGCTCTTTTTTTCAAGGGGCGTAAATCTGCCATTGTTTTAATTGTTATTGATTTTATTATGACCGCACTTTTATATGCAAATGTAGCGTATTACCGTTTCTTTGATGACTTTTTAACTTTCTCAACAATGAAGCAGGCAGGAAATCTTGGGGGAGGCATGACTGGCGGTGTGTTAGCAAGCATTAAGCCGCATGACCTTTTATACTTCCTTGATATTATCCTCTTGATTGCGATTGTCATTTGGAGACCAGAAGTGAAGAAGTTCCAAATGAAAAAGACGTTTGCACTTCTGATTGTAGCTGCAGGGATTGCACTGTTCTTTGTAAATCTGCATTTGGCTGAGAAGGATCGTCCGGAATTATTAACGAGAACCTTTGATCATAAGTATGTTGTCAAATACTTAGGTGTTTATAATTATACGATTTATGACGGGGTACAAGCAGCACAAAACGCAACACAGGTAGCAAATGCAAGCAGTGAAGATTTAACGGATGTTGTGAACTATACGTCTTCTCACTATGCGAAACCAAATGCAGAGTATTTTGGGAAAGCAAAAGGTAAAAACATTATTAAAATTCATTTAGAAAGCTTCCAGTCTTTCTTGATTGACTACAAATTAAATGGAGAAGAAGTGACTCCATTTTTAAACAAACTGGCTCATGGGAAAGATGATTTTACGTATTTCGATAACTTTTTCCATCAGACTGGTCAAGGGAAGACATCAGATGCTGAGCTGATGATGGATAATAGTATGTTTGGCTTGCCAGAGGGAGCAGCATTTGTGACTAAGGGTGAAAATACCTACCAATCACTACCGGCCATCCTAGATCAAAAAGCAGGCTATACGAGTGCAGTGCTTCACGGGGACTATAAATCTTTCTGGAACCGTGACACGATTTATAAACATATGGGAATTGATCAATTTTTTGATGCATCCTATTACAACATGGATGAAGAAAACCTTGTGAATATGGGTCTGAAGGATAAACCGTTCTTCAAAGAATCAATTCCATTGCTAGAATCAATGAAAAAGCCATTTTATGCACATTTAATGACACTGACAAATCACTATCCATTTAATTTAGATGAAAAAGATGCGACAATCGCTAAGGCAACAACTGGCGATAAAACAGTGGATAACTACTTCCAAACAGCAAGATATTTAGATGAGTCATTAGAGCAATTCTTCAAAGACTTGAAAAAAGCAGGTTTGTACAAAGACTCAGTCATATTATTATATGGTGACCATAACGGCATTTCTGAGAACCATAACCGTGCAATGAGCGAAATTCAAGGGAAAGAAATCACGCCTTATCAAAATGCACAAAACCAGCGTGTTCCGCTCATGATTCGTATTCCTGGTAAGAAAGGCGGTGTGAACCATACGTATGGTGGTGAAGTCGACGTCATGCCAACACTTCTTCACTTACAAGGTATCGATTCAAATGAATTCGTGAATTTTGGAACAGACCTATTCTCTAAACAGCATGATCAAACCGTTGCCTTCCGTAATGGAAACTATGTGACACCGAAATACACACTTGTCGATAATACCGTTTATGATACGAAAACGGGTAAAGTGGTGAAACCAAATAAAAAGACAGAGGCGATTAAAGCCCGTGTTGATAATCAGTTAAGTCTTTCAGATAAAGTGCTCTACAGGGATCTTCTTCGATTCCATAAGTTATCTGATTTCAAACCAGTGAATCCATCGGATTACTTCTATGGTAAAACAAACAAAGAAAAAGAAGCGGATTCTTCTGCTAACTAACTGAGTTTAGGGCAAGCACAAAAAGGTGCTTGCCTTTTTCTCTCACATTGCTTGATTTGTTGGCAAAATATGTTTATATTTAGGGGGAAACAAGCATGACGCCGGCTGGCAGCTGGTGAAACAAATTTCGTCCTTGGGGAATTCAGGAGGAGCTTATGACAACAAATACAAAAACACAAAAAAAGAAATCAGAATTATGGGGCTGGATCAAAGCCATCTTAATCGCATTTATTGCTGTTTTTATCATTCGGAACTTTTTATTCGCGCCATACATTGTTAAAGGATCTTCTATGTATCCGACATTACATGATACAGAGCGGGTGTTTGTGAATAAAACGGTTGATTATTTTGGTGATTATAAACGAGGACAGATCATTGTTCTTGATGGGGAAGACCGCAGCACTCATTATGTCAAACGATTGATTGGTTTACCTGGTGATAAAATTGAAATGAAAAATGATCAGCTATATGTCAATGGTCACAAAGTGGCGGAGCCTTACTTAGCGTCAAACAAAAAGAAAGCAGCTGCAGATGGTACCTTGCTGACACCTGATTTTGGCCCTCTTACTGTCCCAAAAGGAAAGTACTTTGTCATGGGTGACAATCGCCAAAATTCAATGGACAGCCGCAACGGCCTAGGTCTTTTTACAAAGCGTGATATTCAAGGAACGACTTCATTTGTATTTTATCCTTTCCAAGACATTCGATTAATTAATCAACAATAAAAAAGCACACAGCCGTGCTTTTTTCTATGTCATTCAGACTGACTTTTTGTAATCGCCTGTTTAAGATCTGCAAGAATATCTTCAATTGCTTCTGTATATGTCAGCCCAAGGGAATCGGTCGCTATCAACGATGATGCATCCAATTAATGTATCATAAATTTCGTAGCTGAGTGGACAACAATGTCTGCACCAAACTCGATAGGTCTTACACAATAAGCGGAATATGATGTTTGTGTGCGATGGCTGAGATGGCTTCAATATGTAAAATGTCGCCTTTTGGATTTCCAATGCTCTCTGCATACGTTTTGTCTGTGATCGCTGCTTCACGTTTTTCAAGACTGGATGAATCGACGAATTTTACTGTAATTCCAAGTTTTTTGAGTGGATGGGACAATCAATTGTAGGTACCGCCATAAAGACTGCTTGAGGAAACGATTTCATCCCCAGCTTCTGCAATGTTTAAAATAAGATAAGTAGTCGCTGCTTGTCCAGAAGAAACAGCAAGTGCACCAATTCCACCTTTAAGCTCAGTGATACGCTTTTCAAATATGTCATTTGTAGGGTTCATCATACGTGAATAAATATTTCCCTGTTCCTGAAGTCCGAAAAA contains the following coding sequences:
- a CDS encoding phosphoglycerate mutase family protein gives rise to the protein MKTYYIVRHCQADGQSKDAALTPQGITQSHELAQFFSSVLLNQIISSPYKRAIQTTEPLAHAKQLEIKIDQRLSERVLSSKPIDDWYEKLKLSFTDLHMTCEGGESSQEAMNRIVEALHEQIKLEKDHTLFVTHGNIMSLLLKHTDPTIGFEEWKKLSEYGNKKTEEWAALCRGR
- a CDS encoding LTA synthase family protein, coding for MKKIFANKYSFFVLAVLLFWAKTYTAYKMDFNLGVKGSFQEGLLLLNPFSSAIVFFGLALFFKGRKSAIVLIVIDFIMTALLYANVAYYRFFDDFLTFSTMKQAGNLGGGMTGGVLASIKPHDLLYFLDIILLIAIVIWRPEVKKFQMKKTFALLIVAAGIALFFVNLHLAEKDRPELLTRTFDHKYVVKYLGVYNYTIYDGVQAAQNATQVANASSEDLTDVVNYTSSHYAKPNAEYFGKAKGKNIIKIHLESFQSFLIDYKLNGEEVTPFLNKLAHGKDDFTYFDNFFHQTGQGKTSDAELMMDNSMFGLPEGAAFVTKGENTYQSLPAILDQKAGYTSAVLHGDYKSFWNRDTIYKHMGIDQFFDASYYNMDEENLVNMGLKDKPFFKESIPLLESMKKPFYAHLMTLTNHYPFNLDEKDATIAKATTGDKTVDNYFQTARYLDESLEQFFKDLKKAGLYKDSVILLYGDHNGISENHNRAMSEIQGKEITPYQNAQNQRVPLMIRIPGKKGGVNHTYGGEVDVMPTLLHLQGIDSNEFVNFGTDLFSKQHDQTVAFRNGNYVTPKYTLVDNTVYDTKTGKVVKPNKKTEAIKARVDNQLSLSDKVLYRDLLRFHKLSDFKPVNPSDYFYGKTNKEKEADSSAN
- the lepB gene encoding signal peptidase I gives rise to the protein MTTNTKTQKKKSELWGWIKAILIAFIAVFIIRNFLFAPYIVKGSSMYPTLHDTERVFVNKTVDYFGDYKRGQIIVLDGEDRSTHYVKRLIGLPGDKIEMKNDQLYVNGHKVAEPYLASNKKKAAADGTLLTPDFGPLTVPKGKYFVMGDNRQNSMDSRNGLGLFTKRDIQGTTSFVFYPFQDIRLINQQ